The Cydia pomonella isolate Wapato2018A unplaced genomic scaffold, ilCydPomo1 PGA_scaffold_65, whole genome shotgun sequence genome includes a region encoding these proteins:
- the LOC133534173 gene encoding uncharacterized protein LOC133534173, giving the protein MAHRKSLEALNRTLQDLRDNTNIMGGVLLILSGDFRQTLPVIPKSTPADEINACLKKSFIWEQVKIIKLTTNMRPQISGDEKAQEFAEKLLQIGEGTYPIDENTGQITLTNELCNAVETPEQLINEVYPSIAENYTNSEWLRERIILATKNDIVNSINNIIQEMIPGEEKIYNSIDTMTDEQESECHCTALN; this is encoded by the exons ATGGCTCATAGAAAATCCCTAGAAGCACTAAACAGAACACTTCAAGATTTACGCGACAACACGAATATAATGGGAGGTGTATTGTTAATACTATCAGGCGATTTCCGTCAAACGCTACCTGTCATTCCGAAATCAACGCCGGCAGATGAAATTAACGCTTGCCTGAAGAAGTCGTTCATATGggaacaggtaaaaataattaaattaacaacaaaTATGAGACCACAGATTTCAGGAGATGAAAAGGCCCAAGAATTTGctgaaaaacttttacaaatagGAGAGGGCACTTATCCAATAGACGAAAATACTGGCCAAATCACACTAACTAATGAGTTATGTAATGCTGTTGAAACACCGGAACAACTTATAAATGAAGTGTATCCAAGTATTGctgaaaattatactaattcAGAATGGTTACGGGAGCGCATTATTCTAGCCACGAAAAACGACATTGTCAATAGCATCAACAACATCATCCAGGAAATGATTCCGGGAGAAGAGAAAATCTACAACTCAATCGATACAATGACTGATGAACAAGAAAGC GAATGCCATTGCACTGCCTTAAATTGA